A genomic stretch from Anaerococcus mediterraneensis includes:
- the dnaG gene encoding DNA primase — protein MRLISDDMVNQIKENSDIVDVIGQYVDLKRAGSSFKGLCPFHNEKTPSFTVDRKKQLFHCFGCGAGGDVVSFIMQKEGLTYPESLEYLAHRAGINLVYDKNPINKEKNNRYYQINKDMMMFFYKNLLTSKIAQDYLLSRGLKSNIVNTFMLGFAQDSWDECLNFAKSKGYKEDELLELGLVSRSKNGHYYDKFRNRIIFPIIDIYGRIIGFGGRSIDKTMPKYLNSPESDIFKKRYNLYGLNIFKRQNKRDLILVEGYMDVIALNNSGIDIGVASLGTALTIDQAKLAKRYADNIFICYDSDNAGIKATNKAIDIFSEADIKVNIIELTEGLDPDEYIKKYGKDGFVKKIEDAQDIYNYRYNKILDQYSRANDNEKFDKLNLFIEFLGSIKQDLTREIFINNVSKLFDIDKATLKQALSKYNSKQQRKLDFKNKKTTNTIIVEEKKTDINSIELEILRLIFNQMNDYKKEADYFDQLLINPKVKNFKDFLVDKDLTKFDKNDKDYEYMLSYVMDDKNPIDIGELKDKVSLYERLEKIRKLKNKGQ, from the coding sequence ATGAGATTGATATCAGATGATATGGTAAATCAAATAAAAGAAAACTCTGACATAGTAGATGTCATTGGCCAATATGTTGACCTAAAAAGAGCGGGATCATCTTTTAAAGGATTGTGTCCATTTCATAATGAGAAAACCCCATCTTTTACGGTTGACAGAAAGAAACAACTATTTCACTGTTTTGGATGTGGAGCAGGTGGTGATGTTGTTTCTTTTATAATGCAAAAAGAAGGATTGACCTATCCAGAAAGTTTGGAATACTTGGCCCATAGGGCCGGTATAAACCTCGTTTATGACAAAAATCCTATAAATAAAGAAAAAAATAATAGGTATTATCAAATAAACAAAGACATGATGATGTTCTTTTATAAAAATTTGCTTACAAGCAAAATTGCCCAGGATTATTTACTTAGTAGAGGATTAAAAAGCAATATTGTAAATACTTTTATGCTTGGTTTTGCCCAGGATTCTTGGGATGAGTGCCTAAACTTTGCCAAGTCCAAGGGCTATAAAGAAGACGAATTATTAGAATTAGGCCTTGTTTCAAGATCTAAAAATGGTCATTATTATGATAAATTTAGAAATAGGATAATTTTTCCTATAATTGATATCTATGGTAGGATTATAGGATTTGGTGGTAGGTCAATAGATAAGACCATGCCAAAGTACCTAAACTCTCCAGAATCAGATATTTTTAAAAAAAGATATAATCTTTATGGTTTGAATATTTTCAAAAGACAAAATAAAAGAGACCTGATTTTGGTAGAAGGTTATATGGATGTCATTGCCCTAAATAATAGTGGCATAGACATAGGTGTTGCAAGCCTCGGTACAGCTTTAACAATAGATCAGGCCAAACTTGCCAAAAGATATGCTGACAATATTTTTATTTGTTATGATTCTGATAATGCGGGTATAAAGGCTACAAACAAAGCTATAGATATTTTTTCAGAAGCAGATATAAAGGTAAATATCATCGAGCTTACTGAAGGGCTTGATCCAGATGAGTATATAAAAAAATATGGCAAAGATGGATTTGTAAAAAAAATCGAAGATGCCCAAGATATATATAATTATAGGTATAATAAAATATTAGACCAGTATTCAAGGGCAAATGACAATGAGAAATTTGACAAATTAAATTTATTTATAGAATTTTTAGGATCTATAAAGCAAGATTTAACCCGTGAAATTTTTATAAATAATGTTTCTAAACTTTTTGACATAGATAAGGCAACTTTAAAACAAGCCCTATCCAAGTATAATAGCAAACAGCAAAGAAAACTGGATTTTAAAAATAAAAAAACTACAAATACAATAATTGTCGAAGAGAAGAAGACAGATATCAATAGTATAGAATTAGAAATTTTAAGACTGATCTTTAATCAAATGAATGATTATAAAAAAGAAGCTGATTATTTTGATCAACTTCTGATAAATCCAAAAGTGAAAAATTTTAAGGATTTTTTAGTCGATAAAGATTTAACAAAGTTTGATAAAAACGATAAGGATTATGAATATATGCTCTCTTATGTCATGGATGATAAAAATCCAATAGACATTGGGGAGTTAAAAGATAAAGTTAGCCTATATGAAAGACTCGAAAAAATTAGGAAACTAAAAAATAAGGGTCAATAG
- a CDS encoding AraC family transcriptional regulator, whose product MNNENQKSTINDNEPTNISLKILDAQKNILDKAHNSRIQFHPFTYFYYHLQGSGRYSIESKVIDFNEGDLIIINSNIGHSIFFDENSDRIKTIGFGIESISITRVNQKEEFENINYYHIDNSNKALKFEPIFESIVNEYKSNNLFARSMANAQATELLINLLRKYRNEISIKHDKKVNRQIDYIKSYMDANYHEDIALEDLSTMAYMNKFHLISEFKQSYRITPIEYLILKRIEVAKNLLISTNHSMEEISDMVGFNSQSYFNQVFKKKVGETPSQFRKKHRL is encoded by the coding sequence ATGAACAATGAAAATCAAAAATCAACAATAAATGACAATGAACCAACAAATATATCTCTAAAAATTTTGGACGCTCAAAAGAATATCTTAGACAAGGCACATAATAGCAGGATACAATTTCACCCATTTACATATTTTTATTACCACCTACAAGGATCAGGAAGATATTCTATTGAGAGTAAGGTCATAGACTTTAACGAAGGTGATTTGATAATCATCAATTCAAATATTGGCCACAGCATATTTTTTGATGAAAATTCTGACCGAATAAAAACTATAGGTTTTGGAATAGAGAGCATATCTATAACAAGAGTTAACCAAAAAGAAGAGTTTGAGAATATAAATTATTATCATATAGATAATTCAAACAAGGCCCTAAAATTTGAGCCTATATTTGAGAGCATTGTAAACGAATATAAGAGCAATAACTTATTTGCAAGATCTATGGCCAATGCCCAGGCTACAGAACTTCTAATCAATCTTTTGAGAAAATATAGAAATGAAATTAGTATAAAGCATGATAAAAAAGTAAATAGGCAAATCGATTATATAAAGTCATATATGGATGCAAATTATCATGAAGATATAGCCCTAGAAGACCTATCAACTATGGCTTATATGAATAAATTTCATCTTATATCAGAATTTAAACAATCTTATAGGATCACTCCTATAGAGTATCTAATTTTAAAGAGGATAGAAGTAGCTAAAAACCTGCTAATTTCTACAAATCACTCAATGGAGGAGATTTCTGATATGGTAGGCTTTAATTCTCAGTCATATTTCAACCAAGTTTTTAAGAAAAAAGTTGGAGAAACTCCATCACAATTTAGAAAAAAACATAGACTATAA
- a CDS encoding putative glycoside hydrolase — MFKKKTFLALILSFIFVFAGCTENRGEKNFDKKVQETNTEKNIESEIKKNKKAEKKPIGVPYEIGVTPDDYNMDYDTSRLLSLEDKKSKYYPKDGVRGLYFNTGSINNPEVYNRIVGLVEDSNLNSLVIDVKDDWGNITVNFEDDNEDIEFANTRLIDAKKLIDDLHSRGIYVIARITSFKDSIITKKHPEWGFTKSDGTLWANGHGEAFMNPFLREVQDYIISIARHAAEAGFDEIQFDYVRFAEGFETFGDSLDYSRGDYGNLAMDEGDKRVTAITDFVKRARESISEYGLPISVDVFGYALQAGRASGIGQDFSEISNQADIMSSMIYPSHWGPWSFDIEKPDLEPYELVKRYLEEEQKVFDSLEHKPQSRPWIQDFTASWIGEGNWMVYDADAVQAQVDAIYNSGQKEYLIWNALNQYSEGVDY; from the coding sequence ATGTTTAAAAAGAAAACTTTCCTAGCTCTAATACTTTCCTTTATTTTTGTTTTTGCAGGATGTACAGAAAATAGAGGAGAAAAGAATTTTGATAAAAAAGTTCAAGAAACAAATACAGAAAAAAATATAGAATCTGAAATCAAAAAGAACAAAAAGGCAGAAAAAAAACCGATTGGCGTGCCTTATGAAATAGGGGTCACACCAGATGATTATAATATGGATTATGATACATCTAGACTTTTATCATTAGAAGATAAAAAGAGCAAGTATTACCCAAAAGATGGGGTCAGGGGTCTATATTTCAATACTGGATCTATAAATAATCCTGAAGTATATAATCGTATTGTTGGCCTAGTTGAAGATTCCAATCTAAACTCCCTTGTTATAGATGTCAAAGATGACTGGGGAAACATAACGGTCAATTTTGAAGATGATAACGAGGATATAGAATTTGCTAATACTAGGCTAATAGATGCAAAAAAACTTATAGACGATCTCCACTCCAGAGGAATCTATGTTATAGCAAGGATTACAAGTTTTAAGGACTCAATAATAACAAAAAAACACCCTGAATGGGGTTTTACAAAAAGTGATGGCACCTTGTGGGCCAATGGTCATGGTGAAGCCTTCATGAATCCCTTCCTTAGGGAGGTACAAGACTATATAATCTCTATAGCTAGGCATGCTGCAGAGGCTGGTTTTGATGAAATTCAGTTTGACTATGTAAGGTTTGCGGAAGGTTTCGAAACCTTTGGTGATAGTCTTGATTATTCTAGGGGAGATTATGGAAATTTGGCCATGGATGAAGGCGATAAGCGTGTTACCGCCATCACAGATTTTGTAAAAAGAGCCAGGGAATCCATAAGTGAATATGGTCTACCAATATCAGTCGATGTATTCGGCTATGCTCTCCAAGCGGGTAGGGCTAGTGGTATTGGTCAAGATTTTTCCGAAATCTCAAATCAGGCAGATATAATGTCTTCAATGATATATCCATCTCACTGGGGACCATGGTCCTTTGATATAGAAAAACCAGACCTAGAACCTTATGAATTAGTAAAGAGGTATTTGGAAGAGGAACAAAAAGTTTTTGATAGTCTAGAACACAAACCACAATCACGTCCATGGATCCAAGATTTTACAGCATCGTGGATAGGTGAGGGCAATTGGATGGTTTATGATGCAGATGCCGTCCAAGCACAAGTAGATGCTATATATAATTCAGGACAAAAAGAATATTTGATATGGAATGCCCTAAACCAATATTCTGAAGGTGTTGATTATTAA
- the tuf gene encoding elongation factor Tu, with protein MSKQTFERSKPHINIGTIGHVDHGKTTTTAAITQALNKKYGTGEYIDYEHIDKAPEERERGITINTSVVEYETQKRHYAHIDAPGHADYVKNMITGAAQMDGAIIVVSAADGPMPQTREHILLARQVGVPKIAVFLNKEDQVDDAELIELVEMEVRDLLNEYEFDGDNCPVVVGSALKSLEEGGEGPWSDKILQLMDEVDEYFDIPERDNDQPFLMPVEDVMTISGRGTVATGRVERGTLKVGETVEIVGLTEKTSQAVVTGVEMFHKSLDQAESGDNVGVLLRGVQRNEISRGQVLAKPGSVHPHTEFEGQVYVLTKEEGGRHTPFFSGYRPQFFFRTTDVTGDIQLEDGVEMVMPGDNATFKITLQKPIALEEGLRFAVREGGRTVASGVVTKIVK; from the coding sequence ATGAGCAAACAAACATTTGAAAGAAGCAAACCACATATTAATATTGGTACCATCGGCCACGTAGACCACGGTAAAACAACAACAACAGCAGCAATCACCCAAGCCCTAAACAAAAAATACGGTACAGGTGAATACATCGACTACGAACACATCGATAAAGCTCCAGAAGAAAGAGAACGTGGAATCACAATCAACACATCTGTAGTAGAATACGAAACACAAAAAAGACACTATGCCCACATAGATGCTCCAGGCCACGCTGACTACGTTAAAAACATGATCACAGGTGCAGCACAAATGGACGGTGCAATCATCGTAGTATCTGCAGCAGACGGTCCAATGCCACAAACAAGAGAACACATCCTACTAGCTAGACAGGTAGGAGTACCAAAAATAGCAGTATTCCTAAACAAAGAAGACCAAGTAGACGATGCAGAACTAATCGAATTAGTAGAAATGGAAGTAAGAGACCTACTAAACGAATACGAATTTGACGGCGACAACTGCCCAGTAGTAGTAGGATCAGCTCTAAAATCACTAGAAGAAGGCGGAGAAGGTCCATGGTCAGATAAAATTCTACAACTAATGGACGAAGTAGACGAATACTTCGACATCCCAGAAAGAGACAACGACCAACCATTCCTAATGCCAGTAGAAGACGTAATGACAATCTCAGGACGTGGTACAGTAGCAACAGGTAGAGTAGAAAGAGGAACCCTAAAAGTTGGCGAAACAGTAGAAATCGTAGGTCTAACAGAAAAAACATCTCAAGCCGTAGTAACAGGTGTAGAAATGTTCCACAAATCACTAGACCAAGCAGAATCAGGCGACAACGTAGGAGTACTACTAAGAGGAGTACAAAGAAACGAAATCTCAAGAGGACAAGTACTAGCAAAACCAGGTAGCGTACACCCACACACAGAATTCGAAGGTCAAGTATACGTACTAACCAAAGAAGAAGGTGGAAGACACACCCCATTCTTCTCAGGCTACAGACCACAATTCTTCTTCAGAACAACAGACGTTACAGGTGACATCCAACTAGAAGACGGAGTTGAAATGGTAATGCCAGGAGACAACGCAACATTCAAAATCACACTTCAAAAGCCAATCGCCCTAGAAGAAGGACTAAGATTTGCTGTTCGTGAAGGCGGTAGAACAGTTGCATCAGGAGTTGTTACAAAAATAGTAAAATAG
- a CDS encoding neutral zinc metallopeptidase — protein MKWEDRRRSSNVNKGKKAPALVGGGIGGLVLMLILYFIGVDPDVITNNNQQINHNTQIESREVSKERETLEDFLSVILADTEDVWHEKFREKNLSYNEPQMTLYQETTKSGCGVAQSRMGPFYCPIDQTIYFDVSFYNDLKQRFGGGGDFALAYVLAHEVGHHVQNELGIIKQTSELRQSLSEKEYNKVSVAQELQADYFAGLFAYYVQQKGYLDVGDIEEAMSAASAIGDDRIQEMAGMDVDVDSFTHGSSAQRLEAFNLGYKYHDIDNSMIFFENLNN, from the coding sequence ATGAAATGGGAAGATAGAAGGCGATCTTCTAATGTAAATAAGGGTAAAAAAGCCCCAGCCCTTGTTGGCGGAGGAATCGGCGGCCTAGTTTTGATGCTAATATTATACTTTATAGGCGTAGACCCTGACGTGATAACAAATAACAATCAACAGATCAACCACAATACCCAAATAGAATCAAGAGAAGTCTCTAAAGAAAGAGAAACCTTGGAGGATTTCCTATCGGTTATCCTGGCTGATACAGAAGATGTTTGGCATGAGAAATTTAGAGAAAAAAACCTATCCTACAATGAGCCACAAATGACCCTCTACCAAGAAACAACAAAATCAGGATGTGGAGTAGCCCAATCTAGGATGGGTCCATTTTATTGCCCTATTGATCAGACAATTTATTTTGATGTTTCTTTTTATAATGACTTGAAACAAAGATTTGGAGGCGGTGGTGACTTTGCCCTAGCCTATGTTTTAGCCCACGAAGTTGGCCACCATGTACAAAATGAACTAGGGATTATAAAACAAACTAGCGAGCTTAGACAAAGCTTATCAGAAAAAGAATATAATAAAGTCTCTGTAGCTCAAGAACTCCAAGCTGATTATTTCGCAGGTTTATTTGCCTATTATGTACAACAAAAAGGATATTTGGACGTAGGTGACATAGAAGAAGCAATGAGTGCTGCATCTGCAATCGGAGATGATAGGATCCAAGAGATGGCTGGTATGGATGTCGATGTAGACTCCTTCACCCACGGGTCCTCAGCACAGAGACTAGAGGCTTTCAATTTAGGATATAAATACCACGACATTGATAATTCTATGATATTTTTTGAAAACTTAAATAATTAA
- a CDS encoding FadR/GntR family transcriptional regulator, translating to MSNINNDSRNENLKSFRNFLNMTQTEFIKCFLTDENGKSLVSLATYSNLENGWGVRLDCVIENVSEKFHIDKETFTMDRLDFIEYIEENFREHPLCELNNKNKDSNISSLVNTLTDYFANQMISGSLSVGEQVESDRDLAKKLKTSRSSIREALKVLQIMGMIDIRPGQGTYIASQSSGFFSIPLSWALFLNVDEVENIIQVRSSLELKAVELASKSTDGDTLAKLTEVFNESTKALQEENLEKFLEEDIKFHLVVAECSGNPLIFSLLSTIQNLLKQISSTGLSTMEDAREIYREHQDIYGAILLNDIEKAKEAMFKHSEQSKHRYKVK from the coding sequence ATGTCTAATATAAATAATGATTCTAGAAACGAAAATCTGAAAAGTTTTAGGAACTTTTTAAATATGACCCAAACCGAGTTTATAAAGTGTTTTTTGACAGATGAGAATGGTAAAAGTTTGGTAAGTTTAGCTACCTATTCAAATTTAGAAAATGGATGGGGTGTACGCCTAGATTGTGTAATAGAAAATGTTTCAGAAAAATTCCATATAGATAAAGAAACTTTTACTATGGATAGGTTGGATTTTATAGAATATATAGAAGAAAATTTTAGAGAGCATCCTTTATGTGAACTAAATAATAAAAACAAAGATTCTAATATAAGTAGTCTAGTAAATACACTCACAGATTATTTTGCCAATCAAATGATATCTGGATCCCTATCTGTAGGTGAGCAAGTTGAGTCAGATAGAGATTTGGCCAAAAAACTAAAAACTTCAAGATCTTCTATTAGAGAAGCCCTCAAGGTACTGCAAATCATGGGGATGATAGATATAAGACCTGGCCAAGGGACTTATATAGCATCCCAAAGCTCAGGATTTTTCTCCATACCCCTATCTTGGGCTTTATTTCTAAATGTTGATGAAGTGGAAAATATAATACAGGTTAGGTCCTCATTGGAGCTAAAGGCAGTGGAACTTGCCAGTAAATCTACAGATGGTGATACATTAGCAAAACTTACAGAGGTTTTTAATGAATCGACCAAGGCCCTACAAGAAGAAAATTTAGAAAAATTCCTAGAAGAAGATATTAAATTCCACCTCGTTGTAGCTGAATGTTCAGGCAATCCACTTATATTTTCGCTTTTATCAACTATACAAAACCTACTAAAACAAATAAGCTCTACAGGTTTATCAACTATGGAGGATGCTAGAGAAATTTATAGGGAGCACCAAGATATCTATGGAGCAATATTGCTAAATGACATAGAAAAGGCAAAAGAAGCCATGTTCAAACATTCTGAGCAATCTAAACATAGGTATAAGGTTAAATAA
- a CDS encoding L-lactate permease has product MNIPINLLTWSMAFLPIIALIILLVGLNMAASKAAMIGLAITLFTSFVIFKGNIKLVINESLKGAWSAFIIILIVWSAILLYQVGDRAQAFLVIRDKIGKIIPNELLVVLMFGWIFESFLQGITGFGVPVAVGAPILIGIGVLPVYAVIIPLLGQSFGNTFGTLGAAWDSLAMSANLEMGSEIYLQTALWTGIYLLVWNLAVGFIISFLYGGKEAVKKGFVAILILSAIQGVGQLILSQISTTLANFIPALISFVALIFISRLKIYREDWKLDSSKIMDRSASKTDENIDHKLSLGEAFMPYVILSLITLIVLTIKPINNAIGGVKLGFGFSETATGYGYVNPSVEKYSPLAIFTHASFFLVISSLVGIFYYRSKNVVEKGEVGQILQKTNKMTLPSAISILGLVIMSNLMSGTGQTVVLASGFAKVLGRFYLLISPFVGLIGTFMTGSNMSSNILFSQFQLKTAELLNVSTAKVLAAQTTGASVGSAVSPSKIILGTTTANILGKEGEILKKLLVVTIPFTLLLGIMLLITL; this is encoded by the coding sequence ATGAATATACCAATTAATTTGTTAACTTGGTCTATGGCTTTTTTACCTATAATAGCCCTTATTATCCTTTTGGTGGGACTAAATATGGCTGCATCAAAGGCAGCCATGATCGGTCTTGCTATAACATTGTTTACAAGTTTTGTAATATTTAAAGGGAATATAAAGTTAGTTATAAATGAATCCCTAAAGGGAGCCTGGTCCGCCTTTATAATTATTTTGATTGTATGGTCTGCTATACTTCTTTATCAGGTTGGCGATAGGGCCCAAGCTTTTTTGGTCATCAGAGATAAGATAGGAAAAATAATACCAAATGAACTTTTGGTAGTCCTCATGTTTGGTTGGATCTTTGAAAGCTTCTTGCAAGGTATAACAGGTTTTGGAGTGCCAGTTGCTGTTGGAGCACCAATATTGATAGGTATTGGAGTATTGCCTGTTTATGCGGTAATAATACCTCTTTTAGGCCAATCTTTTGGTAATACTTTCGGTACTCTTGGGGCTGCATGGGATTCATTAGCAATGAGTGCAAACTTAGAAATGGGAAGCGAAATATACTTACAAACTGCATTATGGACAGGTATATACCTATTGGTGTGGAATCTAGCTGTAGGATTTATAATATCATTCTTGTATGGAGGCAAAGAGGCAGTTAAAAAAGGCTTTGTAGCTATACTAATATTATCGGCAATTCAAGGAGTTGGTCAGTTGATTTTAAGTCAAATTTCAACCACTCTAGCGAACTTTATACCTGCCCTAATTTCCTTTGTAGCCCTTATTTTTATAAGTAGACTAAAAATATATAGGGAAGATTGGAAATTAGATTCATCAAAAATAATGGATAGGTCAGCAAGTAAGACAGATGAGAATATAGACCACAAATTGAGTCTTGGAGAGGCTTTTATGCCTTATGTAATTCTATCGCTTATCACTCTTATAGTTCTTACAATAAAACCAATAAATAATGCCATAGGTGGAGTAAAACTAGGTTTTGGATTTTCTGAAACAGCGACAGGCTATGGATATGTAAATCCAAGCGTAGAAAAATATTCGCCACTTGCAATATTTACCCATGCTAGCTTTTTTCTAGTCATCTCTTCTCTTGTAGGAATTTTCTACTACAGGTCAAAAAATGTTGTAGAGAAGGGTGAGGTTGGGCAAATTTTACAAAAAACAAACAAGATGACTTTGCCATCTGCTATTTCAATATTGGGTTTGGTAATAATGTCAAACCTAATGAGTGGGACAGGACAAACAGTGGTACTTGCTAGTGGTTTTGCAAAAGTCCTTGGCAGATTTTATCTATTAATATCACCTTTTGTTGGTCTTATAGGGACATTTATGACAGGATCAAATATGAGTTCTAATATTTTGTTCTCACAATTCCAGCTAAAGACAGCCGAGCTACTAAATGTATCGACTGCCAAAGTCCTTGCAGCACAAACAACAGGAGCCTCAGTAGGCTCAGCAGTAAGCCCTAGCAAGATAATCCTAGGAACAACAACTGCAAATATTTTGGGTAAGGAAGGTGAAATCCTAAAGAAATTACTAGTGGTGACTATACCATTTACACTTTTATTAGGTATAATGCTACTTATAACGTTATAA
- the arcC gene encoding carbamate kinase, with translation MKNKRVVIALGGNALGENANEQKIALSKAAVSIVDLVEKGMEIVITHGNGPQVGMIQTAMDELITLIPSYGRVSLPYSVAMSQGYIGIDLENAIKNELAKRKLNKMVTTILTQVEVDKNDPAFKNPSKPIGRFMNEEEANELIKQGLDVVEDSGRGFRTVVASPKPQRILELNSINSLLDAGHVVIACGGGGIPVIKNDDTYEEVSAVIDKDNTSALLGKGLDADYLIILTAVEKVAINFGKENEQWLDELTVDQANEYIKTGEFGKGSMEPKVEASISFVSDGDGKEALITLLEKVSEALDGKTGTKIIG, from the coding sequence ATGAAAAATAAAAGAGTAGTAATTGCCTTAGGAGGCAATGCCCTTGGAGAAAATGCCAATGAGCAGAAAATTGCCTTATCAAAAGCTGCAGTATCAATAGTTGATCTTGTCGAAAAAGGTATGGAAATAGTTATAACCCATGGTAATGGTCCACAAGTAGGTATGATCCAAACTGCTATGGATGAACTTATAACCTTGATACCTTCTTATGGCAGGGTTTCACTACCTTATAGTGTAGCAATGAGCCAAGGCTATATAGGTATAGACCTGGAAAATGCTATAAAAAATGAATTAGCAAAAAGAAAGCTAAATAAGATGGTTACAACCATCCTTACCCAAGTGGAAGTTGATAAAAATGATCCAGCCTTCAAAAATCCTAGCAAGCCAATTGGTAGGTTTATGAATGAAGAAGAAGCAAATGAGCTTATAAAACAAGGTCTAGATGTTGTTGAGGACTCCGGTAGAGGCTTTAGAACAGTTGTTGCTTCACCAAAACCACAAAGAATTTTAGAACTAAATAGTATAAATTCACTTCTTGATGCTGGCCATGTTGTTATAGCTTGCGGTGGTGGTGGAATCCCTGTTATAAAAAATGATGATACCTATGAAGAAGTAAGTGCAGTTATTGACAAGGATAATACATCAGCTTTGCTGGGTAAGGGTCTTGATGCTGATTATCTAATAATTTTGACAGCTGTGGAAAAAGTTGCTATCAATTTTGGAAAAGAAAATGAACAGTGGCTAGACGAGCTAACAGTAGATCAAGCTAATGAATATATAAAAACTGGAGAATTTGGCAAGGGATCTATGGAGCCAAAGGTAGAAGCATCTATTTCCTTTGTTAGCGATGGAGATGGCAAAGAAGCCCTTATAACCCTACTTGAAAAAGTATCAGAAGCTTTGGATGGAAAAACAGGTACAAAAATCATAGGTTAG